A window of Etheostoma spectabile isolate EspeVRDwgs_2016 chromosome 24, UIUC_Espe_1.0, whole genome shotgun sequence genomic DNA:
CGTTCCGcttaggagaggccctggtattgtgcatgctgactcactgaaatagcgTACTAGGACACTGTCACTGCAGGTTGAGTGCAGATGTaagtcgtgcatgctcagatttaaacggtttacggcataatgtgtcatactgaaatttgagaaatccataaaataaactTCTCATTAcaaaacagaagatggaaatcatttcaaaaacgtttaagCTATCAATGATTGtctgattgctaacgttagctcaaaccaccattcaactgacagccattgttgtgtttgatgctaacttgtagccagcagtgaaccaacttggttaagtagctCCATTTGtgctgtattgacattacagaagtctctcgttagcatcttgtaggctactcgttgcaaagtgacacatgcacAACTCAAATGTTAAGGTTATCAATTACAGcggtgcttttcctactatgacaagtcataATGTCAGTTAGTTGTGACAATCGCGAACAACTGAACACAATAGGAAAACTTATTTATTGCAGGGCTGTTTTGTAGTTTTCCATaactattttttaaaagaatggtccaattcttattattttataattacaGGATTTCTTTTTGCAAGTGGGAAATGTCATCACATATTACCTTCAAAAAGGGAGAAGGGAGTGTCGGGTGTTCGGCATCCATGTTTGCCGTAGTTCATGCACCAGTCAGCAAACtgtagagagatagagacaggcTGTGTCATAATCACATTCCTATCCCATCAGTGGACTGTACCTGAACCGTCTCAGGAGAGCAGCGAGCAATGTCAACAACTGCTAAAAACTGTACTCCTCTCAGTAAATTCCTAGTATCTGACGAGCCATGAGATTATGACCACAATGTTGCCCTGTTGcgctggaattgttgggtctttgcaagttatagagtgtggtctagacatcctctatctgtaaagtgtcttaagaTAACTTATGATttcatactataaatacaattgaattgttGCACTGGGAGCTCAAAAAAGAGCTTCAGCAGGACATGTGAAGAGTCTATTTACATCCGCTATGAATAGATTCTTATTAATGACACATGGGACTTGTGCCACCTGGAGCGCATCCAAAGAGAGCTCGCTATACCGGCCCCGCTCGGCCGGCCATGACGCCTACTCCCACCGACAGCTACCAACCTGTTGTCAATAAACATAAAAGGCCCTGCCTCTCACATGCCCTCCGTTTCTCAAATCATTTTCGATTTTAAGGCTGGCGAGGGGCCAACTGCGCTAAGATTGGTTGTCCTTTTGAGGAGAGTTTAATACGACTATCACATCTTGCATAAAAGTCGGAGAAAGCTAAGGGAAGACAAATTgaagcttttaaaaaagaaacattgaatTGCCTCTTCTATTTCTTATGGCATTATAGAGTACATACATTAACTTTTATAGTATTAGTTGAACAAGTGGCAAGCAATTAAATTCAAAGACTGTAAAggcaggagaaagagaggaacctgattgattgatttgatcaAATTGTAGGTCTTAATCAACAGGCTTTGGTTAATCTATATTTCAATCCTCTCAAATATGTATTCATTTGGGTTAAGTGAAAACAAAGAGGCATGCCTTCCCTAAACCAGATGAGAAATCAACTCCTAACCataatagagctcaacagtgacgCCCACTTTAACAGCTCTGGTTACGGAAGTGTTTTCCCCCttatttaattgaattaaattaattgaGGTTTCGAAAATTGCTTAAAGAGTTTTAAGTCTGGAAATAAGCCAACCAGCTACGAGATGAAAAGTGAGCATAAAACATTAGATGCGGGgcaaaagacattttgaaaatggcaaTAAAGGAAAGGTACAAGATCATGTACAGAAACTATCGTAGACTTCAATGGCAGAAGATCGCTCTACCCGGTCGCAGTTTTGCGGGTATGATAAACATTTCTATGGTAAAACAACGTTGATGTCGTATAGCCTTGTAGCTTCTAAAGAAGCAGAAACTTCCGTTTTACAACCACGGAGCTCTGGGTCAGTCTGACTCGGACAGTTTAGACAATATGGCAGATAAGCTAAATCCTTGTGTAGTAAATCAACGTGATTTCTGCTTCCGGAACCACACTGTCGAGCTCTAAAGTTACTCACTCAAGTATTGGAAAGTAATTAAGATGGATCCACTGCGGGAGTTCCACAATTAATATTTGCAGTAGTTTGGTCCCTCAGATGGCTGCTGCACCGTGTGAATGATGTAAAGTGATTACAGTCGGTTATTTGCCCTCACCATGCAGGCTCTGTAAAGGTGCTTGGGGTCCTGCGTTAGCCGGTAGAGGGCCAGGAAGGTGTAGGCGTTTCCCGCCGCACCGTGACACAGCCCGTAGCCCTTCTTCAGCAAGCCACAGTGCCACACCACCTCGCCACACTGCAGGGCGTCCTCCAGGTACTGGGGTACTCCGAAGGCCTGCGGCAAAAcggagaaaaagaaagtgaaattAAAACATGGAAATCcttatttgaatcatttacaatatCCACTGAAAATTATGTTTgcagagggttttttttttgtttttttgcttgtcATCATATTCTGATCAAATAATCTTCATCAAGCAGGTTTcacaaaaaggaagaagaatttGATGGATAAAATTGTATCCAGTCACTTGGGATGGtacaaaaagtgattaaaaaaaaggccttAATGAATACGGGTAAGACATTAAGAATACACTGACGCATGTCGGCTTGAGCCTTCCTCAGGGTGTCTGAGCAAGTTTGTTCAAAACTTCACCATAggaaatgggggaaaaaaagaacatgtgtGGAGCTGTGGAGGCATTCTTTAAATTCATATGAATCACCTGACATTACAAGCAGCTAAATACATTTCATACAACACATTGCCTTTGAgattaaaacagaaatgtgaCTAAACTTCACCACAAGATGGCCCTATGACTCTGTCGATGATCTCTCTTCTTACTCTCTAAACAATTGGACTCCATAGCGGCATCTCATGTCTCTAATTTAATAGCTCCTCGGTGAAGGCCGTCTTAAAGTTTTTTCTTCTGCCCCGAGGAGTGAGCATTAAGGAGGGATCATTGAGGAGCTATAGGAGAGGATGCACAAGAACAGCTTTCCCAGAgccgtgcagctgaaggagttgctaactcAGCCCTACAGCTGACGAACTCATGTGACAGTTTAGAGGAAAGGACTTCTCGTCcctgtaaaaaacacatttgctcgtTTCCTCTGTCCTCCAATGATTTCCTCGAGTCTCTCCCCTGCCTTCTAAGTGGGAGGGACTAAGACGCGGGGAAGTAAGGCAAGTGAAGGAGTCAAGGAGGCAATTTAAGAGACATAAGAAGCATGTCATGAATTACTTTTTGTAACTAATAGATGGTAAACATccaccctttttttcttttcaaaagaaTCCCTCAGTGTGTACCTTGTATGCCTGCAGTAGCATGTAGACCACCCCTGGGGATCCGTGGCACCAGTGCACCAGCAGGTCGCGATCGTCTCCGATACAGGGAGGGTAGTTTCCTGTGGGGAACTTGAGACGACAGACGTGGTCGACACTGGGCTTCACCAGCCTGTGTACGTACTCTTCCACACAGACGAAGCCGGGctgtgagagagagatcacACCAGGTTTACAGATGACGAAGAAGTAAGAGGTGGAAGAATTAAACGTGAGGTAATTTTGGTAGtttgacagaaaaaagaaaaaaaagaagtctgaaATCGACTTTTGAGCCCACCTAACCTAGCCTGAACACAATCACGATATCACACTGGGCTGATTAAAGTGCTGGAACAAGTAGTTATTTGGTCGATAAGTCATTTAATAAATTCATCCCCAATTGGAGTGCTCTATCAAGCATTGCCAAATACACTTCTGGCTTCTCAAGGGTGAGCATTTACttctttcctttgtttttttatagtaaattgaatatcCTTAGCTTTTGGAGTGTTGGTCGGACAACATAAGCGAATTTAAATGTAATCTTGGGCTCTGGCAACCTGGAATGGGCATGTTGATGTTCTATGGGTTCAGAGAGCAGTTGTACCTGCATGAGGTAGTAGTAGATGCCTGCAAGGCCATGGGCGGCGCCAACGTACTGCTCCTGGTACCACTCGTACATCAGAGGGCTGTGGTTCTGGACCCTGAACTTCCTGCTGAGGTGCTCGCCTGACACCAGCACGGACTCACTGATCTGAGGACGGAAACACATCTAATCTGTACAAGAGCGAGCAAATGAGCAGCCACAGGAAATCAAGACTGCTGGGAGGCAGCAAACTAGATGTTAAAGAAGCAGGATAAAATGAAAGTCTCCTGAAAGCATTACTACCCATAATCCTGTTCCACATTAAATTTAAGTTGTTACCATCAACTCTTTTTCTTGTAGTTATTCCCAACTCTttcatccaattagattcaatgtCCTCTTTGTCTATAGTTACTGTATAACGATCTTGGTTTGTACCATTAAGGACAGTCCTTCTGTACCACCTCACATTAGGGTGCTTGGAAGTACAATTTCTGTCGGACTGTGCCCCGTTTCTGACCTGCTGGATGTACTGCAGTGGGATCCTGTCTTGCCCAAGCTGCTGGTTGATGAAGACGAGGGAGTAGAGGTAACCCATCCGCCCATAAAGCAGCTCATCAGGCAGCCCGCCTGCACCTTTCACCACATTCTGGTGAAACTGCAGCAGTCTGGGAGAGTAGCACAGGAGAGACAGTGTTTATGAATCGGGAGGACCTTGTGTCATCAGTGATCGACTATTGTCATATGTCACATACATCGTGAATGAACTATCCATGATGACCCATAACTGTGTACAAATAATAGTATAATAAATGTGAGCACAATCCTACCTCTGGATCAGGAGCGATATTCACCCATTGTGTTTGGAGTAAAGCtctggttcatccaatcaagtGGCCACAGATAAACAGTCTGACCAATCACAAGCATTTAGTTTAAGCAGCATGTTCCCAAACAC
This region includes:
- the lancl1 gene encoding glutathione S-transferase LANCL1; this translates as MDTRAWRNPYHDYDGNPASTQALFDCQGKLTAEFAQRLSSKISELLAVMENGLKSADPRDCTSYTGWAGIALLYLHLHNVFRDTSLLQRALEYVSRSLKCLTRRHDVTFLCGDAGPLAIAAVVYHRLQRVQETDECINRLLQFHQNVVKGAGGLPDELLYGRMGYLYSLVFINQQLGQDRIPLQYIQQISESVLVSGEHLSRKFRVQNHSPLMYEWYQEQYVGAAHGLAGIYYYLMQPGFVCVEEYVHRLVKPSVDHVCRLKFPTGNYPPCIGDDRDLLVHWCHGSPGVVYMLLQAYKAFGVPQYLEDALQCGEVVWHCGLLKKGYGLCHGAAGNAYTFLALYRLTQDPKHLYRACMFADWCMNYGKHGCRTPDTPFSLFEGMAGTIYFLADILQPMKARFPAFEV